In Desulfovibrio sp. 86, the following proteins share a genomic window:
- the recA gene encoding recombinase RecA, giving the protein MAKKPALSPEDARAEALGTALATIERKYGKGAVMKLSDDAHVNIPVIPTGSIGLDLALGVGGIPRGRISEIFGPESSGKTTLTLHIIAECQRMGGTCAFVDAEHALDVTYAKRLGVNTDELLISQPDYGEQALDIADMLVRSGAVDLVVVDSVAALIPQAELEGDMGETQVGGHARLMSHAMRRLTGTIHKSRTSVIFINQIRMKIGVTGYGSPETTTGGNALKFYSSVRLDIRRIQTLKDKEESFGSRTRVKVVKNKVAPPFRSAIFDILYGQGISRSGELLDLGIEAKIIDQSGSWFAFGSEKLGQGREKVRALLDENIDLRNQIEAKVVEFLGLHPKEFTPTVEDQDEGLDPVSADD; this is encoded by the coding sequence ATGGCCAAAAAACCGGCCCTGAGCCCTGAAGACGCGCGCGCGGAAGCCCTGGGCACCGCCCTTGCCACCATTGAACGCAAATACGGCAAGGGCGCTGTCATGAAGCTTTCTGACGACGCTCACGTGAATATACCTGTTATCCCCACTGGTTCCATCGGCCTTGACCTGGCCCTGGGCGTGGGCGGCATACCGCGTGGGCGCATATCGGAAATTTTCGGCCCCGAATCTTCGGGCAAAACCACCCTTACCCTGCATATCATTGCCGAGTGCCAGCGCATGGGCGGCACCTGCGCCTTTGTTGACGCCGAACACGCGCTGGACGTGACCTATGCCAAGCGCCTTGGCGTCAATACTGACGAACTGCTCATCTCGCAGCCAGACTACGGCGAACAGGCCCTGGATATTGCCGACATGCTGGTGCGCTCCGGCGCGGTGGACCTTGTGGTGGTGGACTCTGTGGCCGCCCTCATCCCGCAGGCCGAGCTTGAAGGCGATATGGGCGAAACCCAGGTGGGCGGGCATGCCCGACTCATGTCGCACGCCATGCGCCGCCTCACGGGCACCATCCACAAGTCGCGCACCTCGGTCATCTTCATCAACCAGATACGCATGAAGATCGGCGTCACGGGCTATGGCAGCCCCGAGACCACCACGGGCGGCAACGCGCTGAAGTTCTACTCGTCCGTGCGCCTGGACATCCGCCGCATACAGACCCTCAAGGACAAGGAAGAATCCTTCGGCTCCCGCACCAGGGTCAAGGTGGTCAAAAACAAGGTTGCGCCGCCCTTCCGCAGCGCGATTTTCGACATTCTTTACGGCCAGGGCATCTCGCGCTCTGGCGAACTGCTTGATCTTGGCATTGAGGCCAAAATCATCGACCAGAGCGGTTCATGGTTCGCCTTTGGCTCTGAAAAGCTGGGCCAGGGCCGTGAAAAAGTGCGCGCCCTGCTGGACGAAAACATCGACCTGCGCAACCAGATAGAAGCCAAGGTTGTGGAATTTTTGGGCTTGCACCCCAAAGAATTCACACCCACCGTAGAAGATCAGGATGAGGGGCTGGACCCCGTCTCCGCTGACGATTAA
- the ahbC gene encoding 12,18-didecarboxysiroheme deacetylase, with amino-acid sequence MIGISKLYCDQVEPSDALRYGRESGKLPSHLLQFSKDKKPVVVWNMTQRCNLKCVHCYAHAIEVDGSDDISTDQAKTMIDDLAAYGAPVMLFSGGEPLVRKDLVELASHATSRGMRAVISTNGTLITKEKARELKAVGLSYVGISLDGMEEIHDKFRAVPGAFRKALEGITNCQAEGLKVGLRLTINKRNAGEIPGIFRLLKDMEIPRACFYHLVYSGRGSELIKEDLDHAETRQVLDLIMDETRALFDAGKGKEILTVDNHADGPYVWMRLKRENPKRAEEVFELLQYNEGNSSGRGIGCISWDGKVHADQFWRNHVFGNVLERPFSQIWDDPSIELLHKLKDKKAHVTGRCAKCQFLNICGGNFRARAEAYYDDIWAPDPACYLTDEEIGIK; translated from the coding sequence ATGATTGGCATTTCCAAGTTGTACTGCGACCAGGTGGAGCCTTCGGACGCGCTGCGTTATGGCCGTGAATCCGGCAAGCTGCCTTCGCACCTGTTGCAGTTTTCCAAGGATAAAAAACCCGTGGTGGTCTGGAACATGACCCAGCGTTGCAACCTCAAGTGCGTGCACTGCTACGCCCACGCCATCGAGGTTGACGGATCGGACGACATCAGCACCGATCAGGCCAAGACAATGATCGATGATCTGGCCGCCTACGGCGCGCCCGTCATGCTTTTTTCCGGCGGCGAACCCCTGGTGCGCAAGGACCTCGTGGAACTGGCCAGCCATGCCACCTCCCGTGGCATGCGCGCGGTCATTTCCACCAACGGCACCCTCATCACCAAGGAAAAAGCGCGCGAACTCAAGGCCGTGGGCCTTTCGTACGTGGGCATCTCCCTGGACGGCATGGAAGAAATACACGACAAATTCCGCGCCGTGCCCGGCGCTTTTCGCAAGGCGCTGGAGGGCATCACCAACTGTCAGGCCGAGGGCCTCAAAGTGGGGCTGCGCCTCACCATCAACAAGCGCAATGCCGGCGAAATCCCCGGCATCTTCCGCCTGCTCAAGGATATGGAAATTCCCCGCGCCTGTTTTTACCACCTTGTCTACTCCGGCCGTGGCTCGGAGCTGATCAAGGAAGACCTGGATCACGCGGAAACCCGCCAGGTGCTGGATCTCATCATGGACGAAACCCGCGCCCTGTTCGACGCGGGCAAGGGCAAGGAAATCCTCACCGTGGACAACCACGCCGACGGCCCCTACGTGTGGATGCGCCTCAAGCGCGAGAACCCCAAGCGCGCCGAAGAAGTGTTTGAACTGCTTCAGTACAACGAGGGCAACAGTTCCGGCCGGGGCATAGGCTGTATTTCCTGGGACGGCAAGGTGCACGCGGACCAGTTCTGGCGCAACCATGTGTTTGGCAACGTGCTGGAGCGCCCCTTCTCGCAGATTTGGGACGACCCCTCCATCGAACTTCTGCACAAGCTCAAGGACAAGAAGGCCCACGTCACGGGGCGCTGCGCCAAGTGCCAGTTCCTGAACATCTGTGGCGGCAACTTCCGCGCCCGCGCCGAAGCCTATTATGACGACATCTGGGCTCCGGACCCGGCCTGTTACCTGACTGACGAAGAAATCGGCATCAAGTAG
- a CDS encoding NFACT RNA binding domain-containing protein — protein sequence MDAHLFRRLCEDLTPQLTGARIEKLQEPAPGLLALTWYGGGRKRQLCLRYARKEPFCFLSASRITAGKAPSAQIMRLRKYASGRRIASCVVRFCDRQLWLLLAGGDSALMADSGGKGSAAEASRLAWLLLDLREGPSLHFLSEDEAPEEEAPDWPGPDTLAQALQDWRAWSVLTPALRRTLTCLEEPEQWALVEDLRAGGGDVFCYGPALPEAAEISVDGADGQFTGGQFPGWQLPGGQFPDAQFSGMAPAVDAAAPASSGLFAGRASSSIRAIHSIRAVSAWPLPPQQRAALLTDDERASGLVLREECGADVLGLTEKAGQDMVLARLAGEQAREAALPLDRRGRKLAKLLDKLREEERRLTGMTEAQADALALQENLWQWPAEYRALSVTVAAGAHGPAREIRLDPRRNVREEMARLFHTARRGWRGLEHLVQRRGALEQEMAAIARARRDSLLGAGSTQTGGGQTLSGQAISGQTTSGKAGSGKAGGAGPLAGAAAGMPTALPKNVQLFISSDGFALLRGRDAKGNLAARKLAAPHDIWLHAENGPGSHVIIRRTHGGQDVPVSTLDEAGSLAASKSWQKDAARARIQYAEVRHVKPMRNALAGTVRIDKVLASREVPVDATLEEKLLPE from the coding sequence ATGGACGCACATCTTTTTCGCCGCCTTTGTGAAGACCTGACGCCCCAGCTTACCGGGGCGCGGATTGAAAAATTGCAGGAACCGGCTCCGGGGCTACTGGCGCTCACCTGGTATGGCGGCGGTCGCAAGCGCCAGCTGTGCCTGCGGTACGCCCGCAAGGAGCCTTTCTGCTTTTTGAGCGCCAGCCGCATCACAGCGGGCAAAGCGCCTTCGGCCCAGATCATGCGCCTGAGAAAATACGCGTCCGGTCGGCGCATAGCGTCCTGTGTGGTCAGGTTTTGCGATCGGCAGCTCTGGCTGCTGCTGGCCGGAGGCGACAGCGCGCTGATGGCGGATTCGGGCGGCAAAGGTTCTGCCGCTGAAGCGTCGCGGCTCGCCTGGCTTTTGCTGGATCTGCGGGAAGGGCCGTCCCTGCATTTTTTGTCCGAAGACGAAGCGCCGGAAGAGGAAGCCCCCGACTGGCCCGGGCCGGACACTTTGGCCCAGGCCCTGCAGGACTGGCGCGCGTGGTCCGTACTCACTCCGGCCCTGCGGCGCACCCTGACCTGCCTGGAAGAGCCTGAGCAATGGGCCCTGGTGGAAGACTTGCGGGCTGGCGGCGGCGACGTGTTCTGTTACGGTCCGGCACTGCCGGAAGCGGCAGAGATTTCGGTGGATGGCGCAGACGGCCAGTTCACGGGTGGGCAGTTTCCGGGCTGGCAGCTTCCGGGCGGGCAGTTCCCCGACGCCCAGTTTTCGGGCATGGCCCCTGCCGTGGATGCGGCGGCTCCCGCCAGTTCCGGACTTTTCGCTGGCCGCGCCTCTAGCTCCATACGGGCCATCCATTCCATTCGGGCCGTCAGCGCATGGCCCTTGCCGCCGCAGCAGCGCGCGGCCCTGCTGACAGATGATGAACGGGCGTCCGGCCTTGTACTGCGTGAAGAGTGCGGCGCGGATGTGTTGGGCCTCACGGAAAAAGCCGGGCAGGACATGGTGCTGGCGCGGCTCGCTGGCGAGCAGGCAAGGGAGGCGGCCCTGCCGCTGGACAGGCGCGGGCGCAAGCTCGCAAAGCTGCTGGACAAGTTGCGTGAAGAAGAGCGCCGCCTCACGGGCATGACCGAAGCGCAGGCCGACGCGCTGGCGCTTCAGGAAAACCTGTGGCAATGGCCTGCGGAATACCGGGCGCTCAGCGTTACGGTGGCTGCGGGCGCGCACGGCCCTGCTCGCGAAATACGTCTGGACCCACGGCGCAACGTGCGCGAGGAAATGGCGCGGCTTTTTCATACGGCCCGTCGCGGCTGGCGCGGTCTGGAGCATCTGGTGCAGCGACGCGGGGCGCTGGAGCAGGAAATGGCGGCCATAGCCCGCGCCCGGCGCGACAGCCTACTTGGCGCAGGCAGTACCCAGACAGGTGGCGGCCAGACCCTTTCGGGCCAGGCAATCTCTGGCCAAACAACCTCTGGCAAGGCAGGCAGCGGCAAGGCGGGCGGGGCCGGACCCCTCGCTGGCGCAGCTGCGGGCATGCCCACGGCTTTGCCCAAGAATGTGCAGCTTTTCATCAGCTCGGACGGCTTTGCCCTGTTGCGCGGGCGTGACGCCAAGGGCAATCTTGCGGCCCGCAAACTGGCTGCCCCCCACGATATCTGGCTGCATGCCGAAAACGGGCCGGGCTCGCACGTCATCATACGGCGCACCCACGGCGGTCAGGACGTGCCTGTCAGCACGCTGGACGAGGCCGGATCCCTGGCGGCCAGCAAAAGCTGGCAAAAGGATGCGGCCCGCGCCCGCATCCAGTACGCCGAGGTGCGTCACGTCAAGCCCATGCGCAATGCCCTGGCGGGCACCGTGCGCATAGACAAGGTGCTGGCCTCGCGCGAAGTGCCTGTGGACGCCACCCTGGAGGAAAAACTGCTGCCGGAGTAG
- the dksA gene encoding RNA polymerase-binding protein DksA, which translates to MDHKDLEYFRKLLSEMLEEAQQKGDSTIEELTDSNEVFADPADRATAESDRAFTLRIRDRERRLIRKIQAALTRIDDGTYGICEDCGDDISIPRLKARPVTRLCINCKAKQEEDEHLRGD; encoded by the coding sequence ATGGATCATAAGGACTTGGAATATTTTCGCAAACTTCTTTCAGAGATGCTTGAAGAAGCCCAGCAAAAGGGCGACAGCACCATTGAAGAACTTACCGACAGCAATGAAGTTTTTGCTGACCCTGCCGACAGGGCCACAGCAGAGTCTGATCGCGCCTTTACCCTGCGCATCCGTGACCGGGAGCGCCGCCTTATACGCAAAATCCAGGCAGCGCTGACGCGTATCGATGACGGAACGTATGGCATCTGCGAGGATTGCGGCGACGACATCAGTATTCCGCGACTCAAGGCCCGTCCTGTGACGCGGCTGTGCATCAACTGCAAAGCCAAGCAGGAAGAGGACGAACACCTGAGAGGCGACTGA
- a CDS encoding tRNA(5-methylaminomethyl-2-thiouridylate) methyltransferase, with protein MSNQPDIIVLFSGGLDSILAAKVLEQQGLAVRCIHFITPFFGSAKAVPYWRKIYGLDIVSQDVGEEFAQMLRQRPEHGFGKVMNPCVDCKILLLRKARLYMESVGAKGLATGEVLGQRPMSQRRDTLHLIMRDAGVSGILLRPLCAAHLPVTQMEESGLVDRTRLLSFSGRGRRDQLDLAAELGVTEIPTPGGGCRLTEKENARRYWTVLTLLPQAGDRDFTLANLGRQFWHHEGENHYWLCIGRNSADNDKLAAAMQPDDMLLRLRDLAGPMALARSGADWPRHVLESAAAHAASYAPKAVAAGGPVAVRARQGQAEGDAAFEMDVTPQRVGEAWGEALWDDVKAVIRAEARERLAATLHGKHKPGPEDAE; from the coding sequence ATGAGCAATCAGCCAGACATCATCGTGCTTTTTTCCGGCGGCCTGGACAGCATCCTGGCGGCCAAGGTATTGGAACAACAGGGACTTGCCGTCCGCTGCATCCATTTTATCACGCCCTTTTTCGGCTCTGCCAAGGCCGTGCCCTACTGGCGCAAGATCTATGGACTGGACATCGTGAGCCAGGACGTGGGCGAAGAATTTGCGCAAATGCTGCGCCAGCGGCCGGAGCATGGCTTCGGCAAGGTCATGAACCCCTGCGTGGACTGCAAGATACTGCTGTTGCGCAAGGCGCGTCTCTATATGGAGTCAGTGGGGGCCAAGGGGCTCGCCACGGGCGAGGTGTTGGGGCAGCGGCCCATGTCGCAACGACGCGACACGCTGCACCTTATCATGCGCGATGCCGGAGTCAGCGGTATCTTGCTGCGGCCCCTCTGCGCCGCGCATTTGCCGGTGACGCAAATGGAAGAAAGCGGCCTTGTGGACCGCACCCGCCTGTTGAGCTTTTCTGGCCGGGGTCGCCGCGATCAGCTTGATCTGGCGGCGGAACTGGGCGTTACGGAGATCCCCACCCCCGGCGGCGGTTGCCGCCTGACGGAAAAAGAAAACGCCCGCCGGTACTGGACCGTCCTCACCTTGCTGCCCCAGGCTGGCGACAGGGACTTTACCCTGGCCAATCTTGGCCGCCAGTTCTGGCATCACGAAGGCGAGAACCATTACTGGCTCTGCATCGGCCGCAACAGCGCGGACAACGACAAGCTGGCCGCAGCCATGCAGCCTGACGACATGCTGCTGCGCCTGCGCGACCTGGCCGGGCCCATGGCTCTGGCCCGCAGCGGCGCGGACTGGCCCCGCCACGTGCTTGAGAGCGCTGCGGCCCACGCGGCCTCCTATGCGCCCAAGGCCGTGGCAGCTGGCGGCCCTGTGGCTGTGCGTGCGCGGCAGGGGCAGGCCGAGGGCGACGCGGCCTTTGAGATGGACGTGACGCCGCAACGAGTGGGAGAGGCCTGGGGCGAAGCGCTCTGGGACGATGTGAAGGCTGTTATCAGGGCCGAAGCCAGGGAACGCCTTGCCGCGACACTGCATGGCAAACACAAGCCCGGCCCGGAAGATGCGGAATAA
- the alaS gene encoding alanine--tRNA ligase, with amino-acid sequence MLTAKEIRRRYLEFFHRHQHEIVASGPIIPPNDPSLLFANSGMVQFKKLFLGEEKRSYSRATTCQKCLRVSGKHNDLENVGRTARHHTFFEMLGNFSFGDYFKREAITWAWEFVTKELGLSKDKLWVTVFREDDDAADLWAEIAQLPAERIVRMGEKDNFWTMGDTGPCGPCSEIYVDQGEDMSCGPDCGIGVCDCDRFLEIWNLVFTQFDQSADGARTLLANPNIDTGMGLERMAAVAQGKRSNFDCDLFQDIIQFAAGLAGVKYSFSAPDTNDVDTALRVIADHSRAAAFLIAGGVLPSNENRGYVLRRLIRRALRFATLMGVNEPFMHKVARKVTEVMGDAYPELVESADFIDRAVFEEEQRFSLTLKKGLDLLDEELASLKAQGKSLIPGDFCFKLYDTYGFPLDIVTDVAEKRGFSADAQGFEKYMQEQRQRAREHQKKGGLLGQGDNGDNPFKALADGGAQSRFVGYDGLTAQSVVTVLLNASGQPVDVLGEGESGYAVTEATPFYGEGGGQAGDTGLMSATSGEARVVTTHKPTPQLLVHEVEITRGELLQGKEVRLAVDPDERKATARNHTCTHLLHAALRRVLGTHVKQAGSLVDGSRLRFDFSHIAALTPEELAAVERQVNAAIMADLEVSAKEMAMADAVASGAMALFNEKYGETVRVLTVSGAETCDPESVELCGGTHLSRTGEAGGFLIVSESGVAAGTRRIEAVTGWNAYGHAVEQRAELDGLSALLKARPGQLAERVQALYAEVKKLRKASEKASAAPASGAELAARAQDVNGVRLLAARLDNVPVKALREVMDDVRSRLSENAVACLATVEEGKVGMLIYVSKDLHGRFTAPALIKPVAAPCGGAGGGRPDLAQAGGTQPEGLDEAFAILKKCIEQ; translated from the coding sequence ATGCTCACCGCTAAAGAAATACGCCGCCGCTACCTTGAGTTTTTTCACCGTCACCAGCATGAAATCGTTGCTTCCGGGCCTATTATTCCGCCCAACGATCCTTCGCTGCTTTTTGCCAACTCCGGCATGGTGCAGTTCAAAAAACTCTTTCTTGGCGAAGAAAAGCGCTCCTACTCACGCGCAACCACCTGCCAGAAATGCCTGCGCGTTTCGGGCAAACACAACGACCTTGAAAACGTGGGCCGCACCGCGCGCCACCACACGTTTTTCGAGATGCTCGGCAACTTTTCCTTTGGCGACTATTTCAAGCGCGAAGCCATCACCTGGGCATGGGAGTTCGTGACCAAGGAACTGGGACTCTCCAAGGACAAACTGTGGGTCACGGTCTTTCGTGAAGACGATGACGCCGCAGATCTCTGGGCCGAGATTGCCCAGCTGCCCGCCGAACGCATCGTGCGCATGGGCGAGAAGGACAACTTCTGGACCATGGGCGATACCGGCCCCTGCGGCCCCTGTTCCGAAATTTACGTGGACCAGGGCGAAGACATGTCCTGCGGCCCCGACTGCGGCATCGGCGTGTGCGACTGCGACCGCTTTCTTGAAATCTGGAACCTCGTGTTCACCCAGTTCGACCAGAGCGCCGACGGCGCCCGCACCCTTCTGGCCAATCCCAACATCGACACGGGCATGGGTCTTGAGCGCATGGCCGCCGTTGCCCAGGGCAAACGCTCCAACTTTGACTGCGACCTGTTCCAGGACATCATCCAGTTCGCGGCCGGTCTTGCCGGCGTGAAATACAGTTTCAGCGCCCCGGACACCAACGATGTGGACACGGCCCTGCGCGTCATCGCCGACCACAGCCGCGCCGCCGCCTTCCTTATTGCGGGCGGTGTGCTGCCCTCCAACGAAAACAGGGGCTACGTGCTGCGCCGCCTCATCCGCCGCGCCCTGCGCTTCGCCACCCTCATGGGCGTCAACGAACCCTTTATGCACAAGGTGGCCCGCAAGGTCACCGAAGTTATGGGCGACGCCTATCCCGAACTGGTGGAAAGCGCCGACTTCATCGACCGCGCCGTGTTCGAGGAAGAACAGCGCTTCTCCCTGACGCTCAAGAAGGGCCTGGATCTGCTTGACGAAGAACTGGCCTCCCTCAAGGCGCAGGGCAAGAGCCTCATTCCCGGCGATTTCTGCTTCAAGCTGTACGACACGTACGGCTTCCCGCTGGACATCGTGACCGACGTGGCCGAAAAGCGCGGCTTCAGCGCCGATGCCCAGGGCTTTGAAAAATACATGCAGGAGCAGCGCCAGCGCGCCCGCGAACACCAGAAAAAAGGCGGGCTGCTCGGCCAGGGCGACAATGGGGACAATCCCTTTAAAGCCCTTGCGGACGGCGGCGCGCAAAGCCGCTTTGTGGGCTATGACGGCTTGACGGCCCAAAGCGTCGTCACCGTGCTGCTCAATGCCTCCGGCCAGCCCGTGGACGTGCTTGGCGAGGGCGAGAGCGGCTACGCCGTTACCGAGGCCACGCCCTTCTATGGCGAGGGCGGCGGTCAGGCGGGCGACACGGGCCTCATGAGCGCCACCTCCGGCGAGGCCAGGGTCGTCACCACCCACAAGCCCACTCCCCAGTTGCTGGTGCATGAAGTGGAGATCACCAGGGGCGAACTGCTGCAGGGCAAGGAAGTGCGCCTGGCGGTCGATCCCGATGAACGCAAGGCCACTGCCCGCAACCATACCTGCACCCATCTGCTGCACGCGGCCCTGCGCCGGGTGCTGGGCACGCACGTCAAGCAGGCCGGTTCTCTGGTGGACGGCAGCCGCCTGCGCTTCGACTTTTCCCATATCGCGGCCCTGACCCCCGAAGAGCTTGCCGCTGTTGAACGTCAGGTCAACGCCGCCATTATGGCCGATCTTGAAGTTTCCGCCAAAGAAATGGCCATGGCCGATGCCGTGGCCTCCGGAGCCATGGCGCTGTTTAATGAAAAATATGGTGAAACTGTGCGCGTGCTCACAGTTTCAGGCGCTGAAACGTGCGACCCTGAGTCCGTAGAACTGTGCGGCGGAACGCATCTGTCCCGCACGGGCGAAGCCGGGGGCTTTCTCATTGTGAGCGAAAGCGGCGTTGCCGCCGGCACCCGCCGCATTGAGGCCGTCACAGGCTGGAACGCCTACGGGCATGCCGTGGAGCAGCGCGCCGAGCTGGACGGTCTTTCCGCCCTGCTCAAGGCCAGGCCCGGCCAGCTTGCCGAGCGCGTGCAGGCCCTGTACGCCGAGGTGAAAAAGCTGCGCAAAGCCTCGGAAAAAGCCTCGGCCGCTCCGGCTTCCGGCGCGGAACTGGCCGCCCGTGCCCAGGACGTCAACGGCGTGCGCCTGTTGGCCGCCCGGCTGGACAATGTGCCCGTCAAGGCCCTGCGTGAAGTTATGGACGACGTACGCTCGCGCCTTTCTGAAAATGCGGTGGCCTGCCTCGCCACGGTGGAAGAAGGCAAGGTGGGCATGCTTATTTATGTCTCCAAGGATCTGCACGGCAGATTTACGGCGCCCGCCCTTATCAAGCCTGTGGCCGCACCCTGCGGCGGCGCTGGCGGCGGCAGGCCGGATCTGGCCCAGGCGGGCGGCACTCAGCCCGAAGGTCTGGACGAGGCCTTTGCCATACTGAAAAAATGCATAGAACAATAA
- the hemB gene encoding porphobilinogen synthase → MTAFHRGRRLRSTPELRTLVRETAPLLVEDLIQPYFVVETEDRNFRKEIGSMPGQFQLSLGELEKQVERAVDTGLHSVILFGIPAVKDAKACGAYADDGIVQEAIRLLKKRWPKLFVITDVCLCEYMSHGHCGILTPEGVVRNDATLPLLAQTAVSHVRAGADMVAPSDMMDGRVAAIREALDDAGFTATPLMSYAVKYASAYYGPFREAAESAPASGDRKSYQMDPANAREALREAYADLDEGADALIVKPAGPYADIIRLVRDHVDVPLCAYQVSGEYSMIRAAGINGWVDERAVMLESLMGLKRAGADTIITYFTETLLAQKLAR, encoded by the coding sequence ATGACAGCATTCCATCGCGGCCGCCGTTTACGTTCCACTCCCGAACTCCGCACCCTGGTGCGCGAAACCGCGCCCCTGCTTGTGGAAGACCTTATCCAGCCCTATTTTGTGGTTGAGACCGAAGACCGCAACTTCCGCAAAGAAATAGGCTCCATGCCCGGCCAGTTCCAGCTGAGCCTCGGCGAGTTGGAAAAACAGGTGGAGCGGGCCGTGGATACGGGCCTGCATTCCGTCATTCTTTTCGGCATTCCCGCCGTCAAGGACGCAAAAGCCTGCGGAGCCTACGCCGACGACGGCATTGTGCAGGAAGCAATCCGCCTGCTCAAAAAACGCTGGCCCAAGCTTTTTGTCATTACCGACGTGTGCCTGTGCGAATACATGAGTCACGGGCACTGCGGCATCCTGACGCCCGAAGGCGTGGTGCGCAATGACGCCACCCTACCCCTGCTGGCGCAGACGGCGGTGAGCCATGTGCGGGCCGGGGCCGACATGGTGGCCCCCTCCGACATGATGGACGGCCGCGTGGCCGCCATCCGCGAAGCCCTGGACGACGCGGGCTTCACGGCAACGCCCCTCATGTCCTACGCGGTCAAATACGCGTCCGCCTATTACGGGCCCTTCCGCGAGGCCGCCGAAAGCGCGCCCGCGAGCGGCGACCGCAAGTCCTACCAGATGGACCCGGCCAATGCCCGCGAAGCCCTGCGCGAAGCCTATGCCGACCTCGATGAAGGCGCGGACGCCCTCATCGTCAAGCCTGCCGGGCCGTACGCCGACATCATACGCCTTGTGCGCGATCATGTGGACGTGCCCTTGTGCGCCTATCAGGTCAGCGGCGAATACTCGATGATACGCGCCGCTGGCATCAACGGCTGGGTGGACGAACGCGCCGTCATGCTTGAATCCCTCATGGGCCTCAAACGCGCGGGCGCGGACACCATCATCACCTACTTTACCGAAACCCTGCTGGCGCAAAAACTGGCACGGTAA
- a CDS encoding ABC transporter substrate-binding protein — MKKCSILLLAVTMLVASAFSAMAAEKLIVYTSMKESIIGALKEGFTKKHPDIAMDYQSAGAGKLMAKVATERQSGKIMADVIWTSEVPDFFNMRAEGILEKYESPELKFLINPFSDYDGTFTAVRLGTLGIAYNTRYVKQAPTQWSDVIKPEYKKAFGIANPALSGTAYMSIQLLVDKFGWEYIEKISKNGGRIGKGSGQVVDDTASGDLLACIGVDYIVNDKIKKGASLALAYPPEMLVIPSPVAIFKGTPNFEAAKKFVDYLLSEEGQKILAEQGTLPVRKGITPPKEYNLPTSEEAFARGIKIDYQKVLTEKEASIKKFTDIMMSK, encoded by the coding sequence ATGAAAAAATGCAGCATCCTTCTTCTTGCGGTAACCATGCTGGTTGCTTCGGCATTTTCAGCAATGGCGGCTGAAAAACTCATTGTCTATACTTCAATGAAGGAATCCATCATTGGGGCCCTCAAGGAAGGATTCACAAAAAAGCACCCTGACATCGCCATGGACTATCAGTCAGCGGGCGCTGGCAAACTTATGGCCAAGGTGGCCACTGAGCGTCAGTCCGGCAAGATTATGGCCGACGTTATCTGGACAAGCGAAGTGCCGGACTTTTTTAACATGCGCGCCGAAGGGATTCTTGAAAAATACGAATCCCCCGAACTGAAATTCCTCATCAATCCCTTTTCCGATTACGACGGCACCTTTACGGCCGTCAGGCTTGGAACCCTCGGTATCGCCTACAATACCCGCTATGTGAAACAGGCCCCCACACAGTGGAGCGACGTCATCAAGCCCGAATACAAAAAGGCTTTTGGCATTGCCAATCCCGCCCTGTCCGGCACAGCCTACATGAGCATTCAACTGCTCGTGGACAAGTTCGGCTGGGAGTATATTGAAAAAATCAGCAAAAATGGCGGCCGGATAGGCAAGGGTTCCGGCCAGGTTGTGGACGATACCGCTTCTGGCGACCTTCTTGCCTGCATAGGCGTCGATTACATCGTCAATGATAAAATCAAAAAAGGGGCAAGCCTTGCCCTGGCGTACCCCCCTGAAATGCTGGTAATTCCCAGCCCCGTGGCCATCTTCAAGGGCACGCCCAACTTTGAGGCCGCCAAGAAGTTTGTGGACTATCTTCTCTCCGAGGAAGGGCAGAAGATTTTGGCGGAGCAGGGCACATTGCCCGTGCGCAAGGGCATCACCCCGCCCAAGGAATATAACCTTCCCACCAGTGAAGAAGCCTTTGCGCGTGGCATCAAGATTGACTACCAGAAGGTGCTGACTGAAAAAGAAGCCAGCATTAAAAAATTCACCGATATAATGATGTCCAAATAG